In the genome of Synchiropus splendidus isolate RoL2022-P1 chromosome 13, RoL_Sspl_1.0, whole genome shotgun sequence, the window TTTACTGACACCAGTTGACACATTCCTTTCCAAGTAGCCATGAAGCAACTTGACATCTTCTGTGAAGGGCAAAGTGGAGGGCTTATTGTACTTGGCATCACTTAAAGTAGTCAAGGCCCCATGTGAGATGACCTCAGACCACTTTGAGGTGTACAGCTTCTTGAACATATCAGTGGACTTCATTAGCGCTTCGTCTTCTGCCACAAGAGCCCTGCAATGAACGATATCTGCAATTTTGTGTAGTGTGTGTCCTAATTTTAACGCAAGACTCGGTGTGCTGTATGTGTTGTTTTGCTCCTGATACCCAGAGACTTTTTTCACTGCGTTGAGAACCTTTGGGAAGTTTGGTGGTTTTACGGCGTCCTCCATGTTTGCCACCGAGAAGTCCTTCTGTAGGCACAGCAGCAGACGGCCAACTTCTCTGAGTTTTTGcctcatgtattcattttttgttgcgtCTTGTCCATGTTTGTTGACCAGGGATTGTGCGAACTGAACGATGGTCAAGTCGTTACGCACAACTGAGGCGACCTCATCCTGGTTCATGGCAGTTAACAGCTTCCATACTCCAGTGGAGACCTGTTGCTGGGATGCAGACTCCAGCGAGGCAGCAGTACCGAGTACTCGTCTTCTCCCAGGCCGTTGTTCTTCATCCTCTGGCTTACGGGCACATCGCTTTACATGTCTCCACAGATGTTTCCGAACAAACATGCCTTGGCAATAGATGCAGTGGATAAATTTTTCTCTCACTGGGTCACCATCTGGCTTTCTTTTGATTTTCAGCTCTCCCTTCCCAGTTTGTAGAAcctctgtgttgtgttggaaGTTGCCCCTGTTCCTCAACATGTCCAATGCTTTTTTACGTTCTTTTGAGTGTGGGGGAAATGAAAAAGCATGTGAAACTTCTAAGTTGCTTGAGTGGGTTTGCAGATGACGGGCCATCTTTCTCACAGACTTTCCACAAATGAAGCAGGAGTTTTTAGAACTTAGCGTCGCTGCAGTTGTTTCTTCCACTTGATGCTCTGCTCCACTCACTTCTTCACTCAGGTTTGGTCTCGGTGGTGGACTGTCAGGGTCTTCAGGAGGCAACAGATCTTTAGAGGACCCGGGCCTATCTGAGGTGCTCTCATCTGTTCCGATGAGGTCATTAACTAGTTCTgcaaatgcttttttaaatttcttcgATGGTGAAATGACTGGAATGTCATCTTCAGATTCTTCCACAGAGTCTGGCACAAAGTCTGCATCAGACTGACTGGTGTCATCCTCAGATATGTTTTGTGGTGGTCCATTGCCTGGCAACTGCTCATCTACAGAACCATCATCAAACTGTAcctaaaaagagaaaatatgaagcTAGTAAAAGGTAAACACGTATGTAGTGTGCAGTGGGAcacccacctctgacacatggacgaagtctgtctttgttcgtCTGAGGCATATTTTATGCCAGACGTTTAAACAAGCTGAAAATGTAGTTTGAAATCAGTTTTGGTTTTGTGGATCCAAAGGTTTTTATGTAGACAAAACTAAACTTCTCTACTTAAGCAGACAAACATGCATTCACTACCACACACTAGGTGCCAACAACTCACTTTTGCATTTGTATCCCCCCCACTTGAAGGCTGCAACAGGCCCCACACAGGCAGCACACTTCTCCAGACTGGATACAGTGGCACAGACCACCTGATGCACGTCACACTGCTGGGGAAGtcaagagagaaaacaagaattCGGGGTTTCATCATTGTAAGAAGCAAGCAAACAAACTGTAAAAGAGCCCACCCTTGAATTATAATTTCATAACAATAGACATCAGGCTCAAACTGTGAGaaactggttcagggagcatgagacatcatgttCACACATGGATCTGCCACCACAGAtccatgtgttgtgtttgtagaCAATCTGAAGCGTGTAGTAGTCAGAGCAACTTGCAATGCTCCCAACTAGTCAAATCAGTACCTACACCGAGAGGCTGGTCACAAAAAAGCAGTTGTAAATTGTTAAGACAGATGTCTCAGGTGTCGTCACAG includes:
- the LOC128770062 gene encoding uncharacterized protein LOC128770062, whose protein sequence is MSPVDNPPRQQCDVHQVVCATVSSLEKCAACVGPVAAFKWGGYKCKTCLNVWHKICLRRTKTDFVHVSEVQFDDGSVDEQLPGNGPPQNISEDDTSQSDADFVPDSVEESEDDIPVISPSKKFKKAFAELVNDLIGTDESTSDRPGSSKDLLPPEDPDSPPPRPNLSEEVSGAEHQVEETTAATLSSKNSCFICGKSVRKMARHLQTHSSNLEVSHAFSFPPHSKERKKALDMLRNRGNFQHNTEVLQTGKGELKIKRKPDGDPVREKFIHCIYCQGMFVRKHLWRHVKRCARKPEDEEQRPGRRRVLGTAASLESASQQQVSTGVWKLLTAMNQDEVASVVRNDLTIVQFAQSLVNKHGQDATKNEYMRQKLREVGRLLLCLQKDFSVANMEDAVKPPNFPKVLNAVKKVSGYQEQNNTYSTPSLALKLGHTLHKIADIVHCRALVAEDEALMKSTDMFKKLYTSKWSEVISHGALTTLSDAKYNKPSTLPFTEDVKLLHGYLERNVSTGVSKLKEVASCQHYSALAQILLAQIIVFNRRRAGEVSKMLVESFESRDDHELHEDVALGLSKLEQRLCSYFSRVEIKGKRGRKVAVLLTPKMVDGLSLLVSKRVECHVCASNAFLFARPKAMSHYRGQDALRVCANLCGAKHPEHLRSTQLRKHVATLSQVLNLKHNELDQVADFLGHDIRVHRDFYRLPVPTTQLAKISKLLLTLEKGTLSKIQGKSLDDIEIQDELDTSDTEEMDGGSDSGDEAEVSGSGSSTSKCMDAAPECSATEQVGDTEDFNEALAPVTSSVQGPTPVCGEPDSDAEPDSAQTRSRRVKKKPWSKTEVAAVMRHFRKHIEAGKLAGKDECSQCKLAEAPLLDHRSVQNIRDFVRNRGVTAKRQAKKK